One stretch of Streptomyces peucetius DNA includes these proteins:
- a CDS encoding TerD family protein, translating into MQEMAKGSNVGLAALSEDIDSVVVSLRWNSATGDGDADVSVLLLDCNGKVRSDGDFFFYNNPAAQDGSVQLLGKKPTDDGSEDRISLDLTAVPSDVDRIVVAASQYGGSTFGELNDLRVTVSDRAGEPLLGFSITDASVESAFIFGELYRRAEDWKFRAVGQGYETGLAGLATDFGITVDEEADEEDTTEEPSAVSEPLPAPRSATPQQARPTAVLPEQSGPAAHPADAQSGTPTRARGPRTSKKKITLPKTVKPSLAENDSWKSARLFPASSLKSDRERETRATSVLLSVMAEVPELGRRLTAAFGAPAGRMQTFTEVSLPHGDTPKRPDGVVRVERAGKLWTALIETKTNGNALKSEQVQNYMDIAARRGYEAVITLSNDVALEGRPLVEVKTDGRRKHKVALWHLSWAEVAHQAQMLIRHEGVGSATHAWLLQELLHYLQHENSGCHGFQNMGPAWVPVRNGIDAETLCQGDQRALAVVESWEQLVRQVCLRLGGELGRKAFPVQPARRGADPHGRRLALADQLCDDGRLTAELRIEDTPGVLAIVADLRTGKLRTSVDVQPPEGNYPLTSAKRLVRALSEAPADLHVETLVEDGKGPRGTLERLRPEPGDLLPKDGSRITGFRLSLFKGMGATRGNAESGFIRSVDDAVDRFYAAVVAQVSAFERRAANRSRGARPAAVG; encoded by the coding sequence ATGCAGGAGATGGCAAAGGGATCCAACGTCGGCCTGGCGGCCCTGAGTGAAGACATCGATTCGGTTGTCGTAAGTCTGCGCTGGAACAGTGCGACCGGGGACGGGGACGCCGACGTCTCGGTACTGCTCCTCGACTGCAACGGCAAGGTACGCAGTGACGGGGACTTCTTCTTCTACAACAACCCGGCTGCACAGGACGGCAGCGTGCAACTGCTGGGGAAGAAACCGACCGACGACGGCAGCGAGGACCGGATCAGCCTGGACCTGACCGCTGTGCCTTCCGATGTCGACCGAATCGTCGTGGCCGCGAGTCAGTACGGTGGCTCGACCTTCGGGGAGCTGAACGACCTGAGGGTGACTGTCTCCGATCGAGCAGGCGAACCGTTGCTCGGCTTCTCCATCACTGACGCGAGTGTGGAGAGCGCATTCATCTTCGGCGAGCTCTACCGGCGGGCCGAGGACTGGAAGTTCCGTGCGGTGGGACAGGGATACGAGACGGGACTGGCCGGCCTCGCCACGGATTTCGGCATCACCGTGGACGAGGAGGCCGACGAGGAGGACACCACCGAGGAACCTTCGGCCGTCTCCGAACCCCTGCCGGCACCCCGATCAGCAACGCCGCAACAGGCACGGCCGACAGCGGTTCTCCCGGAACAGTCCGGTCCCGCTGCTCATCCGGCCGACGCGCAGTCGGGCACGCCGACGCGTGCCCGCGGACCTCGTACGAGCAAGAAGAAGATCACACTGCCCAAGACGGTCAAGCCCTCGCTCGCCGAGAACGACTCGTGGAAGTCCGCCCGGTTGTTCCCCGCGTCGTCACTGAAGAGCGACAGGGAACGCGAGACACGCGCCACCTCCGTTCTGCTGTCGGTCATGGCCGAGGTTCCGGAGCTCGGCCGCCGGCTCACCGCCGCGTTCGGTGCGCCGGCCGGGCGCATGCAGACGTTCACGGAAGTCTCCCTGCCGCACGGTGACACCCCGAAGCGCCCGGACGGCGTGGTTCGCGTGGAACGCGCCGGCAAGCTCTGGACTGCGCTGATCGAGACCAAGACGAACGGGAACGCCCTCAAGTCCGAGCAGGTCCAGAACTACATGGACATCGCGGCACGGCGTGGATACGAGGCTGTGATCACGTTGTCCAACGACGTGGCTCTGGAGGGCCGGCCGCTCGTCGAGGTGAAAACCGACGGGCGGCGCAAGCACAAGGTCGCCCTCTGGCATCTGTCCTGGGCCGAGGTGGCCCACCAGGCCCAGATGCTCATCCGCCACGAAGGAGTGGGCAGCGCCACGCACGCATGGCTCCTCCAGGAACTGCTCCACTACCTGCAACATGAGAACTCCGGCTGCCACGGCTTCCAGAACATGGGACCGGCGTGGGTGCCCGTACGGAACGGCATCGATGCGGAGACCCTCTGCCAGGGAGACCAGCGGGCCCTCGCCGTCGTGGAGAGCTGGGAGCAGCTTGTGCGCCAGGTCTGTCTGCGCCTGGGCGGCGAGCTCGGCCGCAAGGCTTTTCCCGTACAGCCCGCGAGGCGCGGTGCCGACCCACATGGCCGACGGCTCGCACTGGCGGACCAGCTGTGCGATGACGGCCGCCTGACAGCGGAGTTGCGGATCGAGGACACACCCGGCGTACTGGCCATCGTCGCCGATCTCAGGACCGGCAAGCTGCGCACGTCCGTCGATGTTCAGCCGCCGGAGGGCAACTACCCCCTCACATCGGCCAAGCGCCTCGTTCGTGCTCTGTCCGAGGCACCGGCGGACCTCCACGTGGAAACCCTGGTCGAGGACGGCAAGGGCCCGCGCGGAACCCTGGAACGCCTGCGTCCCGAACCGGGCGACCTCCTTCCCAAGGACGGATCACGTATCACCGGCTTCCGGCTGTCCCTGTTCAAGGGCATGGGCGCCACTCGGGGGAACGCCGAATCAGGCTTCATCCGCAGCGTCGACGATGCTGTCGACCGGTTCTACGCCGCCGTCGTCGCTCAGGTGTCCGCCTTCGAACGTCGGGCGGCGAACCGGTCCCGGGGAGCGCGGCCTGCGGCCGTCGGCTGA
- a CDS encoding ABC transporter permease, whose protein sequence is MSSIVPVLHSEWLKIRSVRSQCVTLAAVFAATVGFSVLMCATLGAEEGAEAGFDPVRASFFGLNFGQIAAICFGAIAVAGEYRAGAIRVSLAAVPRRGVFYAAKLAVIGLLTLAVGLVTSTTCFVLGQAALGDRGVGIGAPGALRSVVGCGLYLALITLFAAGLAAVLRSAPAVMGILIPFLLMLSFVLGDVSEGGGWVDFLPDRAGQQILLQHPDGPLNPWTGTGVLVLWVGAALWAGNRRLSRRDA, encoded by the coding sequence ATGTCGTCCATCGTCCCTGTGCTGCACTCCGAGTGGCTGAAGATCCGCTCCGTGCGCTCCCAGTGCGTCACGCTTGCCGCAGTCTTCGCGGCCACAGTTGGGTTCTCCGTCCTGATGTGCGCGACGCTCGGCGCCGAAGAAGGTGCCGAAGCGGGCTTCGACCCCGTCCGCGCCTCCTTCTTCGGCCTCAACTTCGGACAGATAGCAGCGATCTGCTTCGGTGCGATCGCCGTCGCCGGCGAGTACCGGGCCGGTGCCATTCGCGTCTCGCTGGCTGCCGTCCCGCGCCGGGGCGTGTTCTACGCGGCCAAGCTCGCCGTCATCGGCCTGCTGACGCTCGCCGTCGGTCTGGTCACGAGCACGACCTGTTTCGTCCTCGGCCAGGCGGCCCTGGGCGACCGGGGCGTGGGCATAGGCGCACCGGGAGCACTGCGTTCAGTGGTGGGATGCGGGCTCTACCTGGCGCTGATCACCCTGTTCGCCGCCGGTCTCGCGGCAGTGCTGCGCAGCGCCCCCGCGGTCATGGGCATCCTGATCCCGTTCCTGTTGATGCTGTCGTTCGTGCTCGGGGACGTTTCCGAGGGCGGCGGCTGGGTCGATTTCCTCCCCGACCGCGCGGGCCAGCAGATACTGCTCCAGCACCCCGACGGACCGCTGAACCCCTGGACGGGGACGGGCGTCCTGGTGCTGTGGGTCGGCGCGGCCCTGTGGGCCGGAAACCGGCGGCTGTCACGACGCGACGCATGA
- a CDS encoding ABC transporter ATP-binding protein, translated as MTSIEVTELTKDYGGRRAVDGLTFSVRPGKVTGFLGPNGAGKSTTMRLVLGLDRPTSGTATIGGRPYAAIDEPSRHVGALLDAQAAMSSRTGRDHLRILAAAARIPARRVDEVLEQAGIASAADRRIRTYSLGMRQRLGIAAALLGDPAVLMFDEPSNGLDPEGIIWIRRLVRELADGGRAVLVSSHLMSETASFADHLVVLGRGRLLADTGMREFIDAWTTPRVRLRTTEDARLRTALANRGLHPVAADDGRWTVEGARVEDIGPLAAEEGIPILELAGEEPSLEHAYLALTADEAEYTTARPASAVQEA; from the coding sequence ATGACCAGCATCGAAGTCACTGAACTCACGAAGGACTACGGCGGCAGGCGCGCGGTGGACGGGCTCACGTTCAGCGTCCGCCCAGGCAAGGTCACCGGCTTCCTCGGTCCGAACGGCGCGGGCAAGTCGACGACCATGCGCCTCGTCCTCGGCCTGGACCGGCCCACGTCCGGCACGGCCACCATTGGCGGCCGCCCGTACGCGGCGATCGACGAACCGTCGCGCCACGTGGGGGCTCTGCTCGACGCGCAGGCAGCCATGAGTTCCCGCACGGGCCGGGACCATCTGCGCATCCTCGCCGCGGCGGCGCGGATACCGGCGCGGCGCGTCGACGAGGTGCTGGAACAGGCGGGGATCGCGAGCGCCGCGGACCGGCGGATCAGGACGTACTCGCTCGGCATGCGCCAACGGCTCGGCATAGCGGCGGCCCTGCTCGGCGATCCGGCGGTGCTGATGTTCGACGAGCCGTCGAACGGGCTGGATCCCGAGGGCATCATCTGGATCCGCCGGCTCGTGCGGGAGCTGGCCGACGGCGGCAGGGCCGTCCTCGTCTCCAGCCATCTGATGAGCGAGACGGCCTCCTTCGCCGACCACCTGGTGGTACTCGGCAGGGGCCGGCTGCTTGCCGACACCGGTATGAGGGAGTTCATCGACGCGTGGACGACGCCCCGGGTCCGCCTGCGCACCACCGAGGATGCCCGGCTCCGGACTGCCCTCGCGAACCGCGGCCTGCACCCCGTGGCGGCTGACGACGGTCGGTGGACCGTCGAAGGCGCCCGGGTCGAGGACATTGGGCCGCTCGCCGCCGAGGAGGGCATTCCCATCCTCGAACTGGCCGGTGAGGAGCCCTCGCTGGAGCACGCGTACCTCGCTCTCACGGCCGACGAGGCCGAGTACACGACCGCCCGGCCCGCATCGGCCGTTCAGGAGGCCTGA
- a CDS encoding sensor histidine kinase → MLRFLHPLTRRLARRVTYTRWLHLFIGTVAMGVWLFIDTTKLYVPVLAVGLLGFVPAMRLVEGLQARLLLSPYGYKDDTSGIAVSSSSTWADRWRTALWMEIRLGLGLFTGILTVNLLGASVDLALLAGGRQPGSGSLVPLPAGDGHWGYALLVPLPLALLLGAVVGLGELITAIALRLLGTSAAERLTALEERTEQLLERNRIARELHDSIGHALTVAVVQAGAARAAGDKEFTERALSAIEETGRAALDDLERVLDVLRESGQPVGSRPTLADADRLLESARASGAEVEAELTGPVALVPGPVSREGYRIVQEALTNVLRHAGPVPTRVRIAVADGRLDLEVVNALTAPVTPTARGSGLRGIRERAALLGGKATSGPHQGSWRVEVGLPLDGIG, encoded by the coding sequence ATGCTCCGCTTTCTGCATCCACTGACCCGGCGGCTCGCCCGCCGGGTCACCTACACCCGCTGGCTGCACCTGTTCATCGGCACCGTCGCCATGGGCGTGTGGCTGTTCATCGACACGACAAAGCTTTACGTGCCGGTGCTGGCGGTCGGTCTGCTCGGGTTCGTCCCCGCGATGCGGCTCGTCGAGGGGCTTCAGGCCCGGCTCCTGCTGTCGCCGTACGGATACAAGGACGACACCTCCGGCATCGCCGTCTCGTCCTCCTCCACCTGGGCCGACCGCTGGCGAACGGCCCTGTGGATGGAGATACGCCTCGGCCTCGGCCTGTTCACCGGGATACTGACGGTGAACCTGCTCGGCGCGTCGGTCGACCTGGCCCTGCTCGCGGGCGGCCGGCAGCCAGGTTCGGGCTCGCTCGTTCCGCTGCCCGCCGGCGACGGCCACTGGGGGTACGCGCTGCTGGTGCCGCTGCCGCTGGCACTTCTGCTCGGCGCAGTCGTCGGGCTCGGGGAGCTGATCACGGCGATCGCCCTGCGTCTGCTCGGCACCTCCGCGGCGGAACGGCTCACCGCCCTGGAAGAGCGCACGGAGCAACTGCTGGAGCGCAACCGCATCGCCCGCGAGCTGCACGACTCGATCGGGCACGCGCTGACCGTGGCGGTCGTGCAGGCCGGCGCGGCGCGGGCCGCAGGGGACAAGGAGTTCACCGAGCGGGCGCTGAGCGCCATCGAGGAGACGGGCCGCGCAGCCCTGGACGACCTCGAACGTGTGCTGGACGTGCTCCGAGAATCCGGGCAGCCGGTCGGCAGCCGCCCCACGCTCGCCGACGCCGACCGGCTGCTTGAGTCGGCCAGGGCGTCCGGAGCCGAGGTGGAGGCCGAGCTGACAGGCCCGGTGGCCCTCGTACCGGGGCCGGTGTCCCGGGAGGGGTACCGCATCGTCCAGGAGGCGCTGACGAATGTGCTGCGGCACGCCGGCCCCGTGCCCACGCGGGTGCGGATCGCCGTCGCGGACGGCCGGCTCGACCTGGAGGTCGTCAACGCGCTGACCGCCCCGGTCACTCCCACGGCCCGTGGCAGCGGACTGCGCGGCATACGGGAGCGTGCGGCACTGCTCGGCGGGAAGGCCACGAGCGGCCCGCATCAGGGCAGTTGGAGGGTGGAGGTGGGGCTGCCGCTCGACGGCATAGGCTGA
- a CDS encoding response regulator, with protein sequence MPITVLLVDDEPLVRAGLRAVLEAQPDIEVAGEAADGAAVIPMVRQLRPDVVAMDVRMPLMDGIEATRAVLRTVEAPPKILVVTTFENDEYVYEALRAGADGFLLKRARPAEIVHAVRLVAEGESLLFPAAVRSLAAEYGNSAARTAMERAALTEREAAVLRLMARGLSNAEIAAQLFVGTETVKTHVSAVLAKLGARDRTQAVIAAYESGFVAPA encoded by the coding sequence GTGCCGATCACCGTGCTGCTTGTCGACGACGAACCTCTCGTTCGGGCCGGGCTGCGTGCCGTACTGGAGGCGCAGCCGGACATCGAGGTGGCCGGCGAGGCCGCCGACGGTGCGGCGGTGATTCCGATGGTGCGGCAACTGCGTCCGGACGTCGTGGCAATGGATGTGCGGATGCCGCTGATGGACGGCATCGAGGCCACCCGAGCCGTGCTGCGCACGGTCGAGGCCCCGCCGAAGATCCTGGTGGTCACGACCTTCGAGAACGACGAGTACGTGTACGAGGCGCTGCGCGCGGGCGCCGACGGCTTTCTGCTCAAGCGGGCCCGGCCGGCGGAGATCGTGCACGCGGTGCGGCTGGTCGCAGAGGGCGAGTCGCTGCTGTTCCCGGCTGCGGTACGGTCACTGGCCGCGGAGTACGGCAACTCGGCGGCGCGCACGGCCATGGAGCGGGCGGCGCTGACCGAGCGGGAGGCCGCGGTACTGCGGTTGATGGCGCGGGGGCTGTCCAACGCGGAGATCGCGGCGCAGTTGTTCGTCGGTACGGAGACGGTCAAGACCCATGTGAGCGCGGTGCTGGCCAAGCTGGGGGCGAGGGACCGCACTCAGGCGGTCATCGCCGCGTACGAGTCGGGCTTCGTCGCCCCCGCGTGA
- a CDS encoding thiamine pyrophosphate-binding protein, with translation MTHDHDPVLRPTAAQTEAALNPPAGRNGGDLVVETLSGLGATTVFGLPGQHALGMFDALRRSPLTYVGLRVENNAGFAADAYGRITGEAAPLLLSTGPGALMSLAALQEAAAASAPVLAIGSQVPTAGLGGGRHGYLHELRDQQASFRDIVKSVHVVRTASQIPSAIAAAWESALTAPHGPVWVEIPQDVLLAETALPVVTAMDATPEDVVPRPELTAVAADLLSNATRPAIIAGGGVVRSDASGKLLALAEKLDAPVVTTFGGKGAFPWEHPLSLQSWLEDRHTTDFLESADVLLVVGSGLGELSSNYHTFAPRGRVVQIEADLGKLESNHPALGIHADARLALSALLETVSEREDPSAAASVRDVLGAVRVRIDAQELTLEQQILASVREALPDDSPSFWDMTILAYWAWSAFDARRPGTMHSAQGAGGLGYGFPAALGAAVADRTRPVLAVSGDGGAMYSIAELATARQYDLPVTWLIVDDGGYGILREYMTDSFGEATATELARPDFVALAESFGVPAVRTSAESLSADLAKAFAHPGPSVVVLPALLRMFAPTHL, from the coding sequence GTGACCCACGACCACGATCCGGTGCTGCGCCCCACCGCGGCGCAGACCGAGGCCGCGCTGAACCCGCCGGCCGGCCGCAACGGCGGGGACCTCGTCGTCGAAACCCTCTCCGGACTCGGCGCGACGACCGTCTTCGGCCTGCCCGGCCAGCACGCGCTGGGCATGTTCGACGCACTGCGCCGCTCGCCCCTCACCTATGTCGGCCTGCGCGTGGAGAACAACGCCGGCTTCGCGGCCGACGCGTACGGCCGGATCACCGGCGAAGCGGCACCGCTGCTGCTGTCGACCGGGCCCGGCGCGCTGATGTCCCTGGCCGCGCTCCAGGAGGCGGCAGCGGCATCGGCGCCCGTGCTCGCGATCGGCAGCCAGGTGCCCACGGCCGGCCTCGGCGGCGGCCGGCACGGCTACCTGCACGAGCTGCGCGACCAGCAGGCGTCGTTCCGCGACATCGTGAAGTCCGTGCACGTCGTGCGTACCGCCTCCCAGATCCCGTCCGCGATCGCGGCGGCCTGGGAGTCGGCGCTGACCGCCCCGCACGGGCCGGTGTGGGTGGAGATCCCGCAGGACGTCCTCCTCGCCGAGACCGCCCTGCCGGTCGTCACCGCCATGGACGCCACGCCCGAGGACGTCGTGCCGCGTCCCGAACTGACCGCCGTCGCCGCCGACCTGCTGTCGAACGCCACCCGGCCGGCGATCATCGCCGGCGGTGGAGTCGTACGGTCGGACGCGTCCGGCAAGCTGCTCGCGCTCGCCGAGAAGCTCGACGCGCCGGTCGTCACCACCTTCGGCGGCAAGGGCGCCTTCCCGTGGGAGCACCCGCTCTCCCTCCAGTCCTGGCTGGAGGACCGACACACCACCGACTTCCTGGAGTCGGCCGACGTGCTGCTCGTCGTCGGCTCCGGGCTCGGTGAACTCTCCTCGAACTACCACACGTTCGCCCCGCGCGGCCGGGTCGTCCAGATCGAGGCGGACCTCGGCAAGCTGGAGTCCAACCACCCGGCGCTCGGCATCCACGCGGACGCGCGGCTCGCGCTGTCCGCGCTGCTGGAGACGGTGTCGGAGCGCGAGGACCCGTCGGCCGCCGCGTCGGTACGGGACGTGCTCGGCGCGGTGCGGGTTCGGATCGATGCCCAGGAACTGACCCTGGAGCAGCAGATCCTCGCCTCGGTGCGCGAAGCGCTGCCGGACGACTCGCCCAGCTTCTGGGACATGACGATCCTGGCGTACTGGGCCTGGTCGGCGTTCGACGCCCGCCGGCCCGGCACCATGCACTCGGCTCAGGGCGCGGGCGGCCTCGGTTACGGCTTTCCGGCGGCGCTGGGCGCGGCGGTCGCCGACCGTACCCGTCCGGTGCTCGCCGTCTCCGGCGACGGCGGCGCGATGTACTCGATCGCGGAGCTCGCCACCGCCCGCCAGTACGACCTGCCGGTGACCTGGCTGATCGTCGACGACGGGGGCTACGGCATCCTGCGCGAGTACATGACGGACTCGTTCGGCGAGGCCACAGCGACCGAGCTGGCCCGCCCGGACTTCGTCGCCCTCGCCGAGTCCTTCGGCGTCCCGGCGGTCCGTACGAGCGCGGAGTCGCTGTCGGCGGACCTGGCGAAGGCCTTCGCCCACCCGGGCCCTTCCGTGGTCGTCCTCCCGGCGCTGCTGCGGATGTTCGCCCCGACGCACCTCTGA
- the speB gene encoding agmatinase, translating into MSSNEQPRGPVDSSRIPRYAGPATFARLPRLDEVGRADVAVVGVPFDSGVSYRPGARFGGNAIREASRLLRPYNPAQDASPFALAQVADAGDIAANPFNINEAVETIEAAADDLLGTGARMMTLGGDHTIALPLLRSVAKKHGPVALLHFDAHLDTWDTYFGAEYTHGTPFRRAVEEGILDTEALSHVGTRGPLYGKQDLTDDEKMGFGIVTSSDVYRRGADEVADQLRQRIGDRPLYISIDIDCLDPAHAPGTGTPEAGGMTSRELLEILRGLASCNLVSADVVEVAPAYDHAEITSVAASHTAYELTTIMSRQIADARTSQ; encoded by the coding sequence ATGAGCAGCAACGAGCAGCCGCGCGGCCCTGTCGACTCCTCCCGCATCCCGCGGTACGCCGGACCCGCGACGTTCGCCCGGCTGCCCAGGCTCGACGAGGTCGGCCGCGCCGACGTCGCCGTGGTCGGCGTGCCCTTCGACTCCGGGGTCTCCTACCGGCCCGGAGCGCGCTTCGGCGGAAACGCCATCCGAGAGGCGTCGAGGCTCCTGCGCCCCTACAACCCGGCGCAGGACGCCTCCCCCTTCGCACTCGCCCAGGTCGCGGACGCGGGCGACATCGCGGCCAACCCGTTCAACATCAACGAGGCCGTCGAGACCATCGAGGCCGCCGCCGACGACCTGCTCGGCACCGGCGCCCGGATGATGACGCTCGGCGGCGACCACACCATCGCGCTGCCGCTGCTGCGCTCGGTCGCCAAGAAGCACGGCCCCGTGGCGCTGCTGCACTTCGACGCGCACCTCGACACCTGGGACACCTACTTCGGCGCGGAGTACACCCACGGCACGCCGTTCCGCCGGGCCGTCGAGGAGGGCATCCTCGACACCGAGGCGCTCTCCCACGTCGGCACCCGCGGCCCGCTGTACGGCAAGCAGGACCTCACCGACGACGAGAAGATGGGCTTCGGCATCGTCACCTCCTCGGACGTCTACCGCCGCGGCGCCGACGAGGTCGCCGACCAGCTGCGCCAGCGCATCGGCGACCGCCCGCTGTACATCTCCATCGACATCGACTGCCTCGACCCGGCGCACGCCCCCGGCACCGGCACCCCCGAGGCCGGCGGCATGACCTCCCGCGAGCTGCTGGAGATCCTGCGCGGTCTCGCGTCCTGCAACCTGGTCTCCGCCGACGTCGTCGAGGTCGCCCCGGCCTACGACCACGCCGAGATCACGTCGGTCGCCGCCTCTCACACGGCATACGAGCTGACCACGATCATGTCCCGCCAGATCGCGGACGCGAGGACGTCGCAGTGA
- a CDS encoding sodium:solute symporter: MAVDYAVIVVYLAGMLGMGWWGMRRAKSKSEFLVAGRRLGPWMYSGTMAAIVLGGASTIGGVGLGYKYGLSGAWMVFTIGLGLLALSVFFSARIARLKVYTVSEMLDLRYGGRAGVISGVVMWAYTLMLAVTSTIAYATIFDVLLDLNRTLSIILGGAIVVAYSTLGGMWSITLTDMVQFVVKTIGVLLLLLPIAVVKAGGFSEMKAALPTEYFAPLGIGGETIFTYVLIYTFGMLIGQDIWQRVFTARSDKVARYGGTVAGTYCLVYAIAGAVIGTAAKVLYPNLANADDAFATIVKDELPMGVRGLVLAAALAAVMSTSSGALIACATVANNDIWSRLRGLAHKGPEQDEVKGNRAFILIMGIGVICIAIALNNVVEALTVAYNLLVGGLLVPILGGLLWKRGTVHGALAAVAVGGCAVIGLMAGYGILANEPVYYGLLSSLAAYVIVSLATPPTDAAVLANWRERLAGRGGDQEAQPEPPAAEPAAAHS, translated from the coding sequence ATGGCTGTCGACTACGCAGTGATCGTCGTCTATCTGGCCGGCATGCTCGGCATGGGCTGGTGGGGCATGCGCCGCGCCAAGTCCAAGAGCGAGTTCCTGGTCGCGGGCCGCCGCCTCGGCCCCTGGATGTACTCCGGGACCATGGCCGCGATCGTCCTCGGCGGCGCGTCGACGATCGGCGGTGTGGGCCTCGGCTACAAGTACGGACTGTCGGGCGCCTGGATGGTCTTCACCATCGGTCTCGGGCTCCTGGCGCTGTCGGTCTTCTTCTCCGCGCGCATCGCCCGCCTGAAGGTCTACACCGTCTCCGAGATGCTGGACCTGCGCTACGGCGGCAGGGCCGGCGTCATCTCCGGCGTCGTGATGTGGGCGTACACCCTGATGCTCGCGGTCACCTCGACCATCGCGTACGCCACGATCTTCGACGTCCTCCTCGACCTGAACCGCACCCTCTCGATCATCCTCGGCGGCGCCATCGTCGTCGCGTACTCGACGCTCGGCGGCATGTGGTCGATCACCCTCACCGACATGGTGCAGTTCGTCGTCAAGACGATCGGCGTGCTGCTGCTCCTGCTTCCGATCGCGGTCGTCAAGGCCGGAGGGTTCAGCGAGATGAAGGCCGCGCTGCCCACCGAGTACTTCGCCCCGCTCGGCATCGGCGGTGAGACGATCTTCACCTATGTGCTGATCTACACCTTCGGCATGCTGATCGGACAGGACATCTGGCAGCGGGTGTTCACCGCCCGCAGCGACAAGGTCGCCCGCTACGGCGGCACCGTCGCCGGTACGTACTGCCTCGTCTACGCCATCGCCGGCGCGGTCATCGGCACCGCGGCGAAGGTCCTCTACCCGAACCTCGCCAACGCCGACGACGCCTTCGCCACCATCGTCAAGGACGAACTCCCCATGGGCGTGCGCGGCCTGGTGCTCGCCGCCGCCCTCGCCGCCGTGATGTCCACGTCGTCCGGCGCGCTGATCGCCTGCGCCACCGTCGCCAACAACGACATCTGGTCGCGGCTGCGCGGCCTCGCGCACAAGGGCCCCGAGCAGGACGAGGTGAAGGGCAACCGCGCGTTCATCCTGATCATGGGCATCGGCGTCATCTGCATCGCCATCGCGCTCAACAACGTCGTCGAGGCCCTGACGGTCGCGTACAACCTGCTCGTCGGCGGTCTTCTCGTGCCGATCCTCGGCGGGCTGCTGTGGAAGCGCGGCACCGTGCACGGCGCGCTGGCCGCCGTCGCCGTCGGCGGCTGCGCGGTCATCGGCCTGATGGCCGGGTACGGGATCCTGGCCAATGAGCCCGTCTACTACGGCCTGCTGTCCTCCCTCGCGGCCTACGTGATCGTCTCGCTGGCCACTCCACCGACCGACGCGGCGGTGCTCGCCAACTGGCGCGAGCGGCTCGCCGGCCGGGGCGGCGACCAGGAGGCGCAGCCGGAGCCCCCGGCGGCCGAACCTGCTGCCGCACACAGCTAA